A window of Plasmodium malariae genome assembly, chromosome: 12 genomic DNA:
ATTTAATAACATGTTGAATagaatttcatttatttttaccataTTTTAAACCTGCTCTTATTCAATTATatcagaaatatatatatacatatatatatatatatgtatatgtatatgtatatatataattaaaatgaggtaaaattttcttatttacaCAACTTCAAGATGGCTGTTTTTTGgtaaataattcttattttttaattaaagtaTGCAGTTTGAAAACTTTAAAAGTTATATACAATAAGCATTTTTgtgtttaaaaattaaaaaaaaaaaatagtaataattaataaatgtacatacacacacgtgcacgtatatataaatatgcatacatcACAGAAAAATTGCCTttctatttaaataatgatcACCAACTAGCTCATTTCTTATAAGCTCTAGACTTTCTTCTTCCCCTCgctttttcaaattttcttccttttgaACGAACATATGGTCTAGCTTTAGATTTTGGTCTACCAGGTGCCTTGCCAAAATGCTTCTCAGCTGTTCTTGCCTTAGTTGGACCTCTTAACAGTATGCACTTTTTCCCCGTGGGGTATTTTAAGGCTAATTGATCAAAAGTTAGGCATTCTCCCCCTGCATCTACAATTCTCTTTCTAGCTGTCTCGGTAAATCTGAGTGCGCATACTTTTAACTTCCCACAGGTAAATAACCTTTTATCATCtaaaatggtaaaataaaaaaaaattaaaataaataatagcgTTGCTGCttattatgataaataatgataacaataataCTGGTGCTAATTATAAAACTTCATAAATGCCTTTTgtgatataataatataacaaatggatacaaaaggaacaaaagttatatattatatatatttatttatgaatatgaTCAGAACGTTCTACCATCTCCATTAATTTTGTCAGAAGACCGTCGTGATTCGTAGAAACTTACTCATCATGTATATCCAATTGTGCATATAAttacgtatgtgtatatgtatgcacataagtgtatacgtatatattgcatacacgtacgtatatatgtatgcacataagtgtatatgtatatattgcatacacatatgcgtatatgtatacccGCACGTATACCTATATACAGTACGAAATGGCAAACGAACACTCCTTTTATAATCATCATTACCTGTTATTGATCCAACAACAACCGCCACACAGTCCTGATGATTTTTCATATGGCGATGCAGTTTCGACAATGACAATGGGGGCCTAAAACGTTTAGGCATAATAAGTCTTTTTgcaattattttgttaaaattagCATTCGTTCTTCTAGCTAAAAATCGATATAACTTAACTAACAATCTAAGATATGGG
This region includes:
- the PmUG01_12023600 gene encoding 60S ribosomal protein L18-2, putative — its product is MGIALKNVGRIKKHGRKKLVSKNPYLRLLVKLYRFLARRTNANFNKIIAKRLIMPKRFRPPLSLSKLHRHMKNHQDCVAVVVGSITGNDDYKRSVRLPFHDKRLFTCGKLKVCALRFTETARKRIVDAGGECLTFDQLALKYPTGKKCILLRGPTKARTAEKHFGKAPGRPKSKARPYVRSKGRKFEKARGRRKSRAYKK